The following are encoded in a window of Crocosphaera sp. UHCC 0190 genomic DNA:
- a CDS encoding Uma2 family endonuclease, translated as MVIAKNIKQSLTLEEFLEIPETKPAREYINGVIYQKPMPQGEYSTLQGELVSAINKLGKSQKLAYAFPELRCTFGGRSFVPDVAVFSWQRIPKTPQGKIANKFEIYPDWIIEILSPEQSPNKVIKKILFCLKQGTELGWLIDPEDESVMILKPNQLPEIFSELEILPVLNILDNWQLTVKNIFDWLII; from the coding sequence ATGGTTATTGCTAAAAATATCAAACAATCTTTAACCCTTGAGGAATTTCTAGAAATTCCAGAAACTAAACCGGCCAGGGAATATATTAATGGAGTAATCTATCAAAAACCAATGCCACAAGGAGAATATAGTACCTTACAAGGGGAATTAGTTTCTGCTATTAATAAACTGGGAAAATCTCAAAAATTAGCCTATGCTTTTCCTGAGTTGCGCTGTACTTTTGGGGGACGTTCTTTTGTTCCAGATGTAGCGGTTTTTAGTTGGCAAAGAATCCCGAAAACTCCTCAAGGTAAAATTGCTAATAAGTTTGAAATTTATCCTGATTGGATTATTGAGATATTATCACCTGAACAATCACCTAATAAGGTAATTAAAAAGATTTTATTTTGTTTAAAACAAGGGACAGAATTAGGCTGGTTAATCGATCCAGAGGACGAATCAGTAATGATTTTAAAACCGAATCAATTACCAGAAATATTTTCGGAATTAGAGATTTTACCTGTTTTAAATATTTTAGATAATTGGCAATTAACAGTTAAAAATATTTTTGATTGGTTAATAATTTAG
- a CDS encoding ABC transporter permease, which translates to MSQTITPSKFPASLSPNIVPSVDERENFLADFVQETLAMTKRLFIQLQRRPSTLIAGIIQPFMWLILFGALFYNAPQGLFGQDLNYAKFLSPGIIVFTAFSGALNAGLPVMFDREFGFLNRLLVAPLASRYSIVAASTLYIMVLSFIQTAVIVGASAILGAGLPNLAGLGAIALIVFLIVFGVTGLSLGLAFALPGHIELIAVIFVTNLPLLFASTALAPLSFMAQWLQVVASLNPLTYAIEPIRYIYLNGEWAFNSVVLQTPWTEVNFAGVLLLLLGFDALILLVIQPLLRRRFA; encoded by the coding sequence ATGAGTCAAACCATTACCCCTTCCAAATTTCCAGCCAGTTTATCCCCCAATATTGTCCCCTCTGTGGATGAGCGGGAAAACTTTTTGGCAGATTTTGTCCAAGAAACCTTGGCCATGACTAAACGTCTCTTTATTCAATTACAGCGTCGTCCCTCAACCTTAATCGCAGGAATTATCCAACCGTTTATGTGGTTAATTCTATTTGGGGCCTTGTTTTATAATGCCCCTCAAGGATTATTTGGGCAAGATCTCAACTATGCTAAATTTCTCTCCCCTGGCATTATCGTTTTTACCGCCTTTTCTGGGGCCTTAAATGCGGGACTTCCCGTCATGTTTGATCGAGAATTTGGCTTTCTCAACCGCTTATTAGTCGCTCCTTTAGCCTCCCGTTACTCCATTGTGGCTGCTTCTACCCTCTATATTATGGTTCTCAGCTTCATTCAAACGGCGGTTATTGTCGGGGCCAGTGCCATATTAGGGGCGGGTTTACCCAATTTAGCCGGATTAGGAGCGATCGCGTTAATTGTTTTTCTCATCGTCTTTGGAGTCACAGGATTAAGTTTAGGTTTAGCTTTTGCTTTACCGGGCCATATTGAATTAATTGCCGTAATTTTTGTCACCAATTTACCCCTACTTTTTGCCAGTACCGCCTTGGCCCCCTTATCCTTCATGGCCCAATGGTTACAGGTGGTGGCTAGTTTAAACCCCTTAACCTATGCCATTGAACCCATCCGTTATATTTATCTTAATGGGGAATGGGCTTTCAATAGTGTGGTATTGCAGACCCCTTGGACAGAGGTTAATTTCGCCGGAGTTCTCTTGTTATTACTGGGCTTTGATGCGTTAATATTGTTAGTAATTCAACCGTTACTCCGTCGCCGTTTTGCTTAA
- a CDS encoding ABC transporter ATP-binding protein, translating into MTPAIVIESLKKSYGAVEAVKDISFTVQPGEIFGLLGPNGAGKTTTIRCLCTLAKPDSGRLEVGGISVLDAPKAARRRLGYVAQEVALDKMLTGRELLELQAALYHLPKPQGKERIEQLLTLLDLQEYSDRKTGTYSGGIRKRLDLAAGLLHQPTVLVLDEPTVGLDIESRVIVWDFLRQLKAAGTTVLITSHYLEEIDALADRLVIIDQGKVIAEGTSTELKNRLGGDRVTLRIREFSPFPEAQQAQTMLQGLPFVEEIIINTAQGNSLNLIVTPGSNPLSKIEQTLETVNLPIFSLAQSRPSLDDVYLAATGQTLMDAELAAAGSRDLKAEKKQQMK; encoded by the coding sequence ATGACTCCTGCGATTGTAATCGAGTCCCTAAAAAAAAGTTATGGTGCAGTAGAAGCTGTCAAAGACATCTCCTTTACCGTTCAACCAGGGGAGATTTTTGGCTTACTGGGGCCCAACGGGGCCGGAAAAACCACCACCATTCGCTGTTTATGTACCTTAGCCAAACCTGACAGTGGCCGCCTAGAAGTTGGGGGAATTTCCGTCTTAGACGCGCCCAAAGCTGCCCGTCGTCGTTTGGGTTATGTCGCTCAAGAAGTCGCCTTAGATAAGATGCTAACGGGGCGAGAATTGTTAGAATTACAAGCAGCCCTGTATCATCTCCCCAAACCTCAAGGGAAAGAACGCATTGAGCAATTATTGACCTTATTAGATCTCCAGGAATATAGCGATCGCAAAACCGGAACCTATTCAGGGGGTATTCGTAAACGTCTTGACTTAGCGGCAGGATTACTTCATCAGCCCACTGTGTTAGTCTTAGATGAACCCACCGTAGGCTTAGATATCGAAAGCCGTGTTATTGTTTGGGACTTCCTCAGACAACTAAAAGCCGCAGGGACAACGGTTTTGATCACCAGTCATTATCTCGAAGAAATTGACGCATTAGCCGATCGCTTAGTGATTATTGATCAAGGAAAAGTGATCGCCGAAGGAACCTCCACAGAGTTAAAAAACCGCTTAGGAGGCGATCGCGTCACCCTCCGCATTCGGGAATTTTCGCCCTTTCCAGAAGCACAACAGGCCCAAACGATGCTGCAAGGACTCCCCTTTGTCGAAGAAATTATCATCAATACGGCCCAAGGAAATTCTTTAAACTTGATAGTAACCCCAGGGAGTAACCCCTTAAGCAAAATTGAACAAACCTTAGAAACCGTTAACTTACCCATTTTCAGCTTAGCCCAATCTCGGCCTAGTCTGGATGATGTTTACCTGGCCGCCACAGGACAAACCCTGATGGACGCTGAATTAGCTGCCGCAGGAAGTCGAGATCTCAAAGCTGAGAAAAAACAACAGATGAAGTAA